A stretch of Nonomuraea africana DNA encodes these proteins:
- a CDS encoding NAD(P)-dependent oxidoreductase: MTTHVTVIGLGAMGSTMAEMFLKAGHQVTVWNRTPGKAGALVALGAHEASSPAEAGELLVISQLDYQAMYDSLGDVDLQGKVLFNLSSDAPSILREASDWVAARGGVLVTGGIMVPPPGIGQPGAYTFYSGPSEVVTRHTETLKAISDVTYVGADPGLAMVFYQSQLFMFWSGLTAYMYASALAESAGVAPSQLLPFAQETFGGIAGEGPMGFLKYLTAEFEERSYPGEANSLHMQAVGMGHVVHVQGGGDRRHAARRAEEPVRPRRRGGSRGRGPGHHHRVHQEALTTRTAPPRRSGAEVPRSSQGRRHSPQRPTP; this comes from the coding sequence ATGACAACGCATGTGACTGTGATCGGCCTCGGAGCCATGGGCTCGACGATGGCCGAGATGTTCTTGAAGGCGGGCCACCAGGTGACGGTGTGGAACAGGACACCTGGCAAGGCGGGCGCGCTGGTGGCGCTCGGCGCGCACGAGGCGTCCTCGCCCGCCGAGGCCGGGGAGCTCCTGGTGATCAGTCAGCTGGACTACCAGGCGATGTACGACAGCCTTGGCGACGTCGACCTGCAGGGGAAGGTGCTGTTCAACCTCAGCTCCGATGCCCCCTCGATCCTGCGCGAGGCCTCGGACTGGGTGGCCGCGCGCGGCGGGGTGCTCGTCACCGGAGGCATCATGGTCCCGCCGCCCGGCATCGGCCAGCCTGGCGCCTACACCTTCTACAGCGGCCCTTCCGAGGTCGTCACCCGCCACACCGAGACGTTGAAGGCGATCAGCGACGTCACCTACGTCGGCGCCGACCCGGGGCTGGCGATGGTCTTCTACCAGTCGCAGCTGTTCATGTTCTGGTCCGGGCTGACGGCGTACATGTACGCGAGCGCGCTGGCGGAGAGCGCGGGGGTGGCGCCTTCCCAGCTGCTTCCCTTCGCGCAGGAGACGTTCGGCGGGATCGCGGGCGAGGGGCCGATGGGGTTCCTGAAGTACCTCACGGCGGAGTTCGAGGAGCGGTCCTACCCTGGCGAGGCCAACAGCCTGCACATGCAGGCGGTGGGGATGGGGCACGTGGTGCACGTTCAAGGAGGCGGGGATCGACGTCACGCTGCCCGTCGCGCTGAAGAGCCTGTTCGACCGCGCCGACGCGGAGGGTCGCGGGGCCGAGGGCCTGGGCACCATCATCGAGTCCATCAAGAAGCCCTGACCACCCGTACGGCCCCGCCCCGCCGGAGCGGGGCCGAGGTCCCTCGAAGCTCTCAGGGACGTCGACACAGCCCCCAGAGACCCACCCCGTGA
- a CDS encoding cystathionine beta-synthase, producing MRVYDSLIELMGNTPLVRLHKVSAGLPAQVLAKVEYFNPGGSVKDRIAVRMIEAAEASGELRPGGTIVEPTSGNTGVGLAIVAQKKGYKCVFVVPDKVAQDKISVLRAYGAEVVVCPTAVSPDHPESYYSVSDRLAREIPNAWKPDQYSNVQNPESHYRSTGPELWEQTEGRITHFVAGVGTGGTISGTGRYLKEVSDGRVKIIGADPEGSVYSGGTGRPYLVEGVGEDIWPATYDTTICDEIIAVSDKDSFNMTRRLAREEALLVGGSCGMAAVAALQVAAKAGPDDVVVVLLPDGGRGYLSKIFNDEWMADYGFLTTPSESGLVRDVLSRKGGTMPSFVHAHPHESVGTAISIMREYSVSQLPVMKEEPPVMAAEVVGSIVERDLLEALYRGKLDSDDPIAEHMSQPLPMIGAGEPVSRAVEALEKADAAVVLEDGKPAGLLTRQDLLAFLANH from the coding sequence GTGCGCGTTTACGATTCCCTGATCGAGCTCATGGGGAACACTCCGCTCGTCAGGCTGCACAAGGTCTCGGCGGGCCTTCCCGCGCAGGTGCTCGCCAAGGTCGAGTACTTCAACCCGGGCGGCTCGGTGAAGGACCGCATCGCGGTACGGATGATCGAGGCGGCAGAGGCGTCGGGGGAGTTGCGGCCCGGCGGCACGATCGTCGAGCCGACCTCCGGCAACACCGGCGTCGGGCTGGCCATCGTGGCCCAGAAGAAGGGCTACAAGTGCGTCTTCGTCGTGCCCGACAAGGTCGCCCAGGACAAGATCTCCGTACTGCGGGCCTACGGGGCCGAGGTCGTGGTCTGCCCGACCGCCGTCTCGCCCGACCACCCCGAGTCCTACTACTCGGTCTCCGACCGGCTGGCCCGCGAGATTCCCAACGCGTGGAAGCCCGACCAGTACTCCAACGTCCAGAACCCCGAGTCGCACTACCGCTCGACCGGCCCTGAGCTGTGGGAGCAGACCGAGGGGCGCATCACGCACTTCGTGGCGGGCGTCGGCACCGGCGGCACGATCAGCGGCACGGGCCGCTACCTCAAGGAGGTCTCCGACGGCCGGGTTAAGATCATCGGCGCGGACCCCGAGGGCTCGGTCTACTCCGGTGGCACCGGCCGCCCGTACCTGGTCGAGGGAGTGGGCGAGGACATCTGGCCGGCGACCTACGACACGACGATCTGCGACGAGATCATCGCGGTGTCGGACAAGGACTCCTTCAACATGACCAGGCGCCTGGCCCGCGAGGAGGCGCTGCTGGTGGGCGGCTCCTGCGGCATGGCAGCGGTCGCCGCCCTGCAGGTGGCGGCCAAGGCCGGGCCCGACGACGTGGTGGTCGTGCTGCTGCCGGACGGCGGGCGGGGCTACCTGTCCAAGATCTTCAACGACGAGTGGATGGCCGACTACGGTTTCCTCACCACGCCCTCGGAGAGCGGACTGGTGCGCGACGTGCTCTCGCGCAAGGGCGGCACGATGCCGTCCTTCGTGCACGCGCATCCGCACGAGTCGGTGGGGACGGCGATCTCCATCATGCGGGAGTACTCCGTCTCGCAGCTGCCCGTCATGAAGGAGGAGCCGCCGGTGATGGCGGCCGAGGTCGTCGGGTCGATCGTGGAGCGCGACCTGCTGGAGGCGCTGTACCGGGGCAAGCTGGACTCCGACGACCCGATCGCCGAGCACATGTCGCAGCCGCTGCCGATGATCGGCGCGGGGGAGCCGGTGTCGCGGGCGGTGGAGGCGCTGGAGAAGGCGGACGCGGCGGTGGTGCTGGAGGACGGCAAGCCCGCCGGCCTCCTCACCCGCCAGGACCTCCTCGCCTTCCTCGCCAACCACTGA
- a CDS encoding AfsR/SARP family transcriptional regulator has translation MRFGVLGPLAVWTDEGVQVRVPEAKVRALLADLLVHEGRPVPVDRLIDDLWGARPSANPVGTLQARVSQLRRALGSADAVVRDPSGYRLAGAWVDAKEFADLLGRAREGSLEARAGLLSDALALWRGPAYADHADAAFAAPAAARLEEARLTALEDQAEVRLALGEPVELADLVREHPLRERLRGLHLRALYRGGRQSEALESYAEVRALLADELGVDPSRELAALYEAILRQDRSLDAPPHAPLLTTSRPDRDRPERERPGTTEWRAEGRSPGGRWVNGRERQAGRC, from the coding sequence ATGCGTTTCGGGGTGCTGGGGCCGCTGGCCGTGTGGACGGACGAGGGCGTCCAGGTGCGGGTGCCCGAGGCGAAGGTGCGCGCCCTGCTGGCCGACCTGCTGGTGCACGAGGGCCGTCCGGTGCCGGTGGACCGGCTGATCGACGACCTCTGGGGCGCGCGTCCCTCCGCCAACCCGGTGGGGACGCTGCAGGCCAGGGTGTCGCAGCTGCGTCGCGCGCTCGGCTCGGCCGACGCGGTGGTGCGCGACCCCTCCGGCTACCGGCTCGCCGGGGCGTGGGTGGACGCGAAGGAGTTCGCCGACCTCCTCGGGCGGGCCCGTGAAGGGTCGCTGGAGGCGCGGGCCGGGCTGCTGTCCGACGCTCTGGCGCTGTGGAGAGGGCCCGCGTACGCCGACCACGCCGACGCGGCCTTCGCCGCTCCCGCCGCCGCCAGACTGGAGGAGGCGCGCCTGACGGCGCTCGAGGACCAGGCGGAGGTACGGCTGGCCCTCGGCGAGCCGGTGGAGCTCGCCGACCTGGTGCGCGAGCACCCCCTGAGGGAGCGGCTGAGGGGACTGCACCTGCGCGCGCTCTACAGGGGCGGACGGCAGAGCGAGGCGCTGGAGAGCTACGCGGAGGTGCGCGCGCTGCTGGCCGACGAGCTGGGGGTGGATCCGAGCAGGGAGCTGGCGGCGCTCTACGAGGCGATCCTGCGCCAGGACCGCTCACTCGACGCCCCGCCCCACGCGCCCCTCCTCACGACCTCAAGACCCGACCGCGACCGACCCGAGCGGGAGCGGCCTGGAACCACAGAGTGGCGGGCGGAAGGGCGGTCTCCGGGCGGGCGATGGGTGAACGGCCGGGAGAGACAGGCCGGGCGCTGCTGA
- a CDS encoding SGNH/GDSL hydrolase family protein yields the protein MIWTPGVARTARRIAAAAAVGGGGLTALGATAYGLLIAESLVARRVIGRPHGMEGPPSDGLYGDFPGEPISLVMLGDSLSVGLGMSDPEDTPGVRLAHGLAAVAERPVRLTVVGKSGAASIELGDQVDRALKARPGVAVIFVGANDVTTQTPPATAVRHLAKAVRRLREAGAEVIVGTCPDLGTVRPIAQPLRWVTRRWSRQLAAAQTVAVVEAGGRTVAFADLLGPEFATNPGEMFGPDRFHPSDRGYTQAAYAVLPSVCAALGLWPEPRPGRGEGLQTIYLAAATAAEESGTEVTATRVAGRATGPHGRWVTLFRRRPEDTLPG from the coding sequence GTGATCTGGACTCCGGGGGTGGCGCGCACGGCGCGCAGGATCGCCGCGGCGGCCGCAGTCGGTGGGGGCGGCCTGACCGCCCTGGGCGCCACGGCGTACGGCCTGCTGATCGCCGAGAGCCTGGTCGCGAGGCGGGTGATCGGGCGTCCGCACGGCATGGAGGGCCCGCCCTCCGACGGCCTCTACGGCGACTTCCCCGGCGAGCCCATCAGCCTGGTCATGCTCGGCGACTCCCTCTCCGTGGGCCTGGGCATGAGCGACCCCGAGGACACCCCCGGCGTACGGCTGGCACACGGCCTGGCAGCCGTCGCCGAGCGCCCCGTCCGGCTGACCGTCGTGGGCAAGTCGGGGGCCGCCTCGATCGAGCTGGGCGACCAGGTCGACAGAGCCCTGAAGGCGCGTCCGGGGGTGGCCGTCATCTTCGTCGGCGCCAACGACGTGACCACGCAGACGCCGCCGGCGACCGCCGTACGGCATCTGGCCAAGGCGGTGCGGCGGCTGCGCGAGGCGGGCGCCGAGGTCATCGTGGGCACCTGCCCCGACCTGGGCACGGTGCGTCCGATCGCGCAGCCGTTGCGGTGGGTGACCAGGCGATGGAGCCGCCAGCTGGCCGCCGCGCAGACGGTCGCGGTGGTCGAGGCGGGCGGCAGGACGGTGGCGTTCGCCGACCTCTTGGGGCCGGAATTCGCTACAAATCCGGGCGAAATGTTCGGACCGGATCGTTTCCATCCATCTGACCGAGGTTACACCCAGGCCGCTTACGCGGTGCTACCTTCTGTATGCGCTGCGTTGGGGTTGTGGCCCGAACCACGGCCCGGGCGTGGCGAAGGACTGCAAACGATCTACCTTGCGGCGGCGACGGCTGCGGAGGAGTCAGGCACAGAGGTCACCGCGACCAGGGTCGCAGGGCGGGCGACGGGTCCCCACGGTAGGTGGGTCACGCTTTTCCGCCGACGACCAGAAGACACCCTCCCCGGCTGA